From Camelina sativa cultivar DH55 chromosome 5, Cs, whole genome shotgun sequence:
TATAGGACGAATAtataagattattattttttttttttaatattttttttgagaacacttgtcaaataaaaattatagattaaACATGCAGTCTAGTGATTCGTAGTAGAGTTTGTTGTTGTGTCAAAACCCAGTTTTAATCCGATTGAATGCATGTTATtgacaaaaatcaaataaaaaatattgtgtgTTGGATTTAGAGGTGTCAAACGGGCTAGCCCGCGCCCATCTAGCCTGCTCCGCCatggacatttttttttgggaccgCTGCGGACCGGCCCGTTTAGGACCGCGggcaaaatatatatgtctagaCCCGCTCCGCAAGACCCAGCGGGTTAACGGTCCGGCCCGCGGGCATTGTATACATTCTTGGttgttagttttcatttttagttttgttcattttgatgTTGAATTTGTGTGATCAGCAATTAGCAGCTCTGTATTTCTTTTGATAGAAAATCTTGGAGTTGGTATAATGTATGTGTCATGGcatggaatttgaaagaaagtttgaaagttgaaaccaagAGCTTcataaaaaaagttcaaaaggaagaaataatgaattttgttgttgatcatgccatcaaaaatattttttcctcttAAAGAATAAANNNNNNNNNNNNNNNNNNNNNNNNNNNNNNNNNNNNNNNNNNNNNNNNNNNNNNNNNNNNNNNNNNNNNNNNNNNNNNNNNNNNNNNNNNNNNNNNNNNNNNNNNNNNNNNNNNNNNNNNNNNNNNNNNNNNNNNNNNNNNNNNNNNNNNNNNNNNNNNNNNNNNNNNNNNNNNNNNNNNNNNNNNNNNNNNNNNNNNNNNNNNNNNNNNNNNNNNNNNNNNNNNNNNNNNNNNNNNNNNNNNNNNNNNNNNNNNNNNNNNNNNNNNNNNNNNNNNNNNNNNNNNNNNNNNNNNNNNNNNNNNNNNNNNNNNNNNNNNNNNNNNNNNNNNNNNNNNNNNNNNNNNNNNNNNNNNNNNNNNNNNNNNNNNNNNNNNNNNNNNNNNNNNNNNNNNNNNNNNNNNNNNNNNNNNNNNNNNNNNNNNNNNNNNNNNNNNNNNNNNNNNNNNNNNNNNNNNNNNNNNNNNNNNNNNNNNNNNNNNNNNNNNNNNNNNNNNNNNNNNNNNNNNNNNNNNNNNNNNNNNNNNNNNNNNNNNNNNNNNNNNNNNNNNNNNNNNNNNNNNNNNNNNNNNNNNNNNNNNNNNNNNNNNNNNNNNNNNNNNNNNNNNNNNNNNNNNNNNNNNNNNNNNNNNNNNNNNNNNNNNNNNNNNNNNNNNNNNNNNNNNNNNNNNNNNNNNNNNNNNNNNNNNNNNNNNNNNNNNNNNNNNNNNNNNNNNNNNNNNNNNNNNNNNNNNNNNNNNNNNNNNNNNNNNNNNNNNNNNNNNNNNNNNNNNNNNNNNNNNNNNNNNNNNNNNNNNNNNNNNNNNNNNNNNNNNNNNNNNNNNNNNNNNNNNNNNNNNNNNNNNNNNNNNNNNNNNNNNNNNNNNNNNNNNNNNNNNNNNNNNNNNNNNNNNNNNNNNNNNNNNNNNNNNNNNNNNNNNNNNNNNNNNNNNNNNNNNNNNNNNNNNNNNNNNNNNNNNNNNNNNNNNNNNNNNNNNNNNNNNNNNNNNNNNNNNNNNNNNNNNNNNNNNNNNNNNNNNNNNNNNNNNNNNNNNNNNNNNNNNNNNNNNNNNNNNNNNNNNNNNNNNNNNNNNNNNNNNNNNNNNNNNNNNNNNNNNNNNNNNNNNNNNNNNNNNNNNNNNNNNNNNNNNNNNNNNNNNNNNNNNNNNNNNNNNNNNNNNNNNNNNNNNNNNNNNNNNNNNNNNNNNNNNNNNNNNNNNNNNNNNNNNNNNNNNNNNNNNNNNNNNNNNNNNNNNNNNNNNNNNNNNNNNNNNNNNNNNNNNNNNNNNNNNNNNNNNNNNNNNNNNNNNNNNNNNNNNNNNNNNNNNNNNNNNNNNNNNNNNNNNNNNNNNNNNNNNNNNNNNNNNNNNNNNNNNNNNNNNNNNNNNNNNNNNNNNNNNNNNNNNNNNNNNNNNNNNNNNNNNNNNNNNNNNNNNNNNNNNNNNNNNNNNNNNNNNNNNNNNNNNNNNNNNNNNNNNNNNNNNNNNNNNNNNNNNNNNNNNNNNNNNNNNNNNNNNNNNNNNNNNNNNNNNNNNNNNNNNNNNNNNNNNNNNNNNNNNNNNNNNNNNNNNNNNNNNNNNNNNNNNNNNNNNNNNNNNNNNNNNNNNNNNNNNNNNNNNNNNNNNNNNNNNNNNNNNNNNNNNNNNNNNNNNNNNNNNNNNNNNNNNNNNNNNNNNNNNNNNNNNNNNNNNNNNNNNNNNNNNNNNNNNNNNNNNNNNNNNNNNNNNNNNNNNNNNNNNNNNNNNNNNNNNNNNNNNNNNNNNNNNNNNNNNNNNNNNNNNNNNNNNNNNNNNNNNNNNNNNNNNNNNNNNNNNNNNNNNNNNNNNNNNNNNNNNNNNNNNNNNNNNNNNNNNNNNNNNNNNNNNNNNNNNNNNNNNNNNNNNNNNNNNNNNNNNNNNNNNNNNNNNNNNNNNNNNNNNNNNNNNNNNNNNNNNNNNNNNNNNNNNNNNNNNNNNNNNNNNNNNNNNNNNNNNNNNNNNNNNNNNNNNNNNNNNNNNNNNNNNNNNNNNNNNNNNNNNNNNNNNNNNNNNNNNNNNNNNNNNNNNNNNNNNNNNNNNNNNNNNNNNNNNNNNNNNNNNNNNNNNNNNNNNNNNNNNNNNNNNNNNNNNNNNNNNNNNNNNNNNNNNNNNNNNNNNNNNNNNNNNNNNNNNNNNNNNNNNNNNNNNNNNNNNNNNNNNNNNNNNNNNNNNNNNNNNNNNNNNNNNNNNNNNNNNNNNNNNNNNNNNNNNNNNNNNNNNNNNNNNNNNNNNNNNNNNNNNNNNNNNNNNNNNNNNNNNNNNNNNNNNNNNNNNNNNNNNNNNNNNNNNNNNNNNNNNNNNNNNNNNNNNNNNNNNNNNNNNNNNNNNNNNNNNNNNNNNNNNNNNNNNNNNNNNNNNNNNNNNNNNNNNNNNNNNNNNNNNNNNNNNNNNNNNNNNNNNNNNNNNNNNNNNNNNNNNNNNNNNNNNNNNNNNNNNNNNNNNNNNNNNNNNNNNNNNNNNNNNNNNNNNNNNNNNNNNNNNNNNNNNNNNNNNNNNNNNNNNNNNNNNNNNNNNNNNNNNNNNNNNNNNNNNNNNNNNNNNNNNNNNNNNNNNNNNNNNNNNNNNNNNNNNNNNNNNNNNNNNNNNNNNNNNNNNNNNNNNNNNNNNNNNNNNNNNNNNNNNNNNNNNNNNNNNNNNNNNNNNNNNNNNNNNNNNNNNNNNNNNNNNNNNNNNNNNNNNNNNNNNNNNNNNNNNNNNNNNNNNNNNNNNNNNNNNNNNNNNNNNNNNNNNNNNNNNNNNNNNNNNNNNNNNNNNNNNNNNNNNNNNNNNNNNNNNNNNNNNNNNNNNNNNNNNNNNNNNNNNNNNNNNNNNNNNNNNNNNNNNNNNNNNNtataaattaaatatcaattattaatatagttaatctacaaaacaaataacatttcatttttattaaaaaatagttacagGGTATACCACAATGAATATCTagttatttacaataaaaagcTCGCTCCGTACTTAATCCTCTCGACCTTCGAGATTACAATTAGCCTTttataatgcaatttttgtgttattctcttatatatttttggtaaaccGAAGATTTTGGACTATTAAGCAGGTCTTAATCCTGTTGTTGGGTATAATTAAAACTATAAGCTCCCCAAGTCTAAAAATATCTAATACGTGTCCTTCTCcttataaaagaaagaaatactACAAAACATCACAGCAGAAGAAGATAGTGCACACCACACCAGTTACCAAATCAGTTGGACCTACCGAATTAAGATACAACATTTAATGTCTGGTTTCTCATTACATTCTCACatttattacaattaaaaaacaaaaatgttactTATACATaattactataaaataaataaataaaaacagcaCTTGCACATCATTATCGACCGACGTTTATATGATGAACGACGGCAAAACACAGAGCAACGCCGTTAACTCTTGACGACGTCAGGTATAATAACGCTTGTCTGGTTTACGTAAATGACAAAAATACCCCTACGAACTAGTTGCGCGTCAAAATCACAAACGAGAGACAGCAGCAGCAAACACAATCGATCGTCTCTTACTCCCTCTCTTTCGTCAtctctaatcttcttcttcttcatcatcatcacactgACTGTGAAAAAGACcccttttgttctttttttaataataatatataagattattattatttttttttaatattttttttgagaacaCTTGTCAAATAAAAACTCTAGTGATTCGTAGTAGAGTTTGTTGTTGTGTCAAAACCCAGTTTTAATCCGATTGAATGCATGTTATtgacaaaaatcaaataaaaaatattgtgtgTTGGATTTAGAGGTGTCAAACGGGCTAGCCCGCGCCCATCTAGCCTGCTCCGCCatggacattttttttttgggaccgCTGCGGACCGGCCCGTTTAGGACCGCGggcaaaatatatatgtctagaCCCGCTCCGCAAGACCCAGCGGGTTAACGGTCCGGCCCGCGGGCATTGTATACATTCTTGGttgttagttttcatttttagttttgttcattttgatgTTGAATTTGTGTGATCAGCAATTAGCAGCTCTGTATTTCTTTTGATAGAAAATCTTGGAGTTGGTATAATGTATGTGTCATGGcatggaatttgaaagaaagtttgaaagttgaaaccaagAGCTTcataaaaaaagttcaaaaggaagaaataatgaattttgttgttgatcatgccatcaaaaatattttttcctcttAAAGAATAAANACATTGAAGACGATCATGACTTCTGTAGGAAGCTTGCTAAGGAAGAAAACCTCGTTCTTTTACCTGGTAAAACCCTGATTGTGAAAACCTCTCGTTCTATAGGACGAATATACaagattgttttttattttttatttttttttgtgaacacttgtcaaataaaaattatagattaaACATGCAGTCTAGTGGTTCGTACTAGAGTTTGTTGTTGTGTCACAACCCAGTTTTAATCCGATTGAATgaatgttgttgacaaaaatcaaataaaaaaatattgtgtgttGGATTAGGGATTGCATTTGGTCAGAAGAACTGGTTGAGGCATTCTATCGACATGGAGACTCCGAGACTAGAGGATGCATTTGTAAGATTGAAGAGCTTCTGTGACCGCCATTCCATTATAGTTGAATCTTCACTTAAAGACGTCAGTGACGTCCGTCAACTAAAGACTTCCGATTCCTCGAATATATCTGAGGCTAAGATATAAATGGGGATGGTTTGCTGATACgaaataataaatcattaataaGAGTTTGTGATAAATAAAATGGTGTTTTAATCCCTCACCTCAATCATTAAGAGCATGTATCTTTGAGAAATTATTTCcatgtattttctaatttttctacTCATCTacgaaacaaataaaattctatttattcTCAGTTGAATAGATTGGTTCGATTTAAGTTCAGAATTTATTATTTGGAACCTTATTACTTATTAGGAgccaacaaaacaaattgaaccAGAGATTACAGCCAAAGTGAAtagtttggttttagtttggttcaGCTAAAATTTAACCTGATTAAATCCATACACGCTTAATTTACACTGATTCAATccataaaaaaagtaaagaaataatGATTTCATTTGCTTTTGGTTCAAAAGAAATAATGATTAATGAATCGTATTTTACACGACTCATATCTACAGAGGCCGGTGGTGTTATGGGggtatttttttagttagaaacaacaaagaaaaacatacgGATCAACGTACGAATCTTTTGCCTCTTCTTATATTCTCGTGAGCTATCAACAAAACAAGTAAGAAAGGAGATTCCGACTACACAAACAAGCTCAATTGCGCATGTGTTTTCAGTGTTTGttacgaggaagaagatgataaaaagTTGTTATGacattcaaaaaacaaaaaaaaagttgttatgAGTTTCAAAATATCTACAGTATTTCTCATTATCTGTATTATTTTAGCTGTACAACGTAcctactaatatatatatataaatatatatatatatatatatatatatatatcttattttataaactttagtttttaAAGTTAGTAACTTACATAATCacgacacgtgtcaattttaacgtgTTATAATATACGTACAatagtatttctttttttatttttgatcacCATCAAGAGTTTACTCGATTTATCAATTAAGTGATTTCATTTGGAATTCgattagtaaaatatatatgagagaaTTCCATTAATTTTGTTGACATTTCAGtagtatttcttttttatttttgatcacCATCAAGAGTTTACTCGATTTATCAATTAAGTGATTTCATTTGGAATTCgattagtaaaatatatatgagagaaTTCCATTAATTTTGTTGACATTTATCagtaaataattcaaaaatcaagTACTTCTGAGCAAGCTAAAGGAAGTAATCCTCAATTCTTGAGCTAGGTTTTGGTATGGTATCAAAATTTATAGttgttttaacaaataattttcataaaactGGTTTTTGACGGATCTGTAAAAATGACATCTTGTAGGGGTATTTCGATATTTAAGGTTTGGACAGTTTTTGGCATGAGGCCTAGCCTTTTTAAGTCTTATCTATATTCGCtcgtttaattattttaagacAAACAAACTACTTTGGGTtgacaaaagtattattttCACATTTGTAATCACCTTAATTAGAGGGAAATCAAGTTTTAACATGTAGAGGCAGGCACGAGATGCATTATTTCATTTTGTCCTCTCAATTCATTTTTCAACTTCCCACGTGAAATATCACGTGAATATTCGTTGGCAACCAAGATAAGTGTACTATGTACTAGGCAGTGTAGTGTAGTATGCACTATAGGAGAGACTAAATTTTTCACGGGTCGACATGTTGAGCAAAATAAAGAGGACGGCTAAGaaagaatttttgtttggttttatagGGTATTATATGTACATTAACTAACTTTATGTAAACAGAATAATAGATTCAGTTAAATCATGTATGTGATTGATCTTTAATATAatctctgtttcacaaagaatattatttagacacattttaccaaaattaagaaaatattaaaaatatatacatatatgtttttaattaataagtgattaataggttaaaattaattatagaattaaaGTAAAATTAAGAAATCTAATGTAAAAGATGCATaggaaatataaaatgatttattaaaaatataaaatgacattctttgtgaaacaaaaataaaactcaaaatgacatttttttaagaaacagaagaaatcttttttttttttaatacaatactTTGTTAGTTGGTATGTATTTTATTGTGATCTTTGAGTGCAGTATCCAAAGTCTTGTAAGAGGCTTAAAGACACTTGgatataatataagaatatttgGACTACCTTTTTTTTGCCTATTTATCAGCAAGACTTTAAAACTCACACAATTATTTCACTCTCTAATTAGCTCTTTTGTTGTGTCCAAATACCCAACATAGTCTACCTTTTGCCTATTTATCGGAACACTTCTAATATTTTACTTTACACATTCATGTTCACCATTCTTTGTTACCTTAGGAGGGGGAAGGACTTGAAACCGAGTGATTGTACCGACTCCCAAATGTTAGGGNNNNNNNNNNNNNNNNNNNNNNNNNNNNNNNNNNNNNNNNNNNNNNNNNNNNNNNNNNNNctaacaaaatatataatcccgtgctgtagcacgggtatCACCTAGTAGTAAAGTACTAAGGACTCTTCGTCCATCAATTGACACACTTCACAAACGTCATTTTCACTATCTCCAAACAAATGGTTTGAAAGCTCATGACACTTTTTAATGCTTCATATCATGCACGTCATTAGCCTATatgttttactttattttggTACCATTCACGCGTGTTTTTAAAGTTCTTaagtgaaaataaatatcatGAATTTCACCAATGtctatttgaaaaaagaaaattagacaaagaaaaacaaacaggGAAGAAAATTTTCTTACATTCAgatatattcttcttctcaaattTCACTCTTCGATATTCCTATTTTGTCTtgtatttcaatatttatagtttggttaccattaaaatattaatgagtAAGAGATTCATCTGCAGGaatgttttttataataaaatataaaaatatttatgaaaattaataCCTATAGTACTGTTTAGGAGTCAAATTCATatgtatataagtatataagtatatatgcATGTAGAACTTGTAACATTATTCAAGAGAcacttttactatttttattttacatacatGAATGTATGACTATAGTATATATCGTTAACATGGTCGAAAACAAAGTCATTACAATTCATATTCTttaaacttaacaaaaaaaaaactgtcatttaatatatatactacatatcTTTTCCTGTCCAAATgttttgcaaaatcatcaaaatatattattcctATTTGAATTTATCTTACATAACATATTAATACTACTTCGtccttaaaaaataaaaaaattaatttaatcaaacaGGACTCATACATCTGAATTCTGAAGTCATAAATTCTCTAAGAAAATAAGACTTGGGTCTCATTATAAAAATACACACAAGTTATTAGCAAAAAGATTGTATGctaatagtaataaatataaGTTAGATACTGAAATTAAAGTCTTAACggcaacaaatatattttttcaggaGGAAACAAAAAAGCGCACATGGAGTTTTGGAAACGTAAAGGCAGACGTCAATTTTGGTGCTTAACTTGCGAGAAGCAGAAAGGCATCGGGCCAtcatttttattactttattcgacgatatgataaatatatttatcgTAACGGTATAATAATAACGTATAAGGTCTTCCCTTCTCAATGAATTAGAGGGTCTTTGGTTACGTTATGTATGCCCCCCTTTAGACTCTTTCTTACCACAACCAACAATACCACAATAAACTCGCTCCAATCTCCGACTCTAAACAAACctgaaataaagaaataacaacaaaaataaaagctGACAATTTTCTTGATTAATATTCTTTACCACGTTGGATCTATCTACATCGATCAAtcattatttcttcttcttcttctcattctctcccctctctttctctctctctctagaacaagagttttgtgttcttgtttttgtgcCATTTCTCCAATATGTCGGAGACGAgcttgagaagagaagaggtaaCGTTAGGTGGTGTTACACAGACGAGAGAAGATGAATGTTCGGACAAGAAATCTGTGTTAGACATTTGTCGGAAAAGGAAGAGATcagatgatggagaagaagaagaagaagaggttgtgGAGGAAGATAATGACGGATTCAAAACACCGACTCGTCCAGAGAATAGAATCCCTAAGATCAGAGAATGTCCACCGGCACCGAGGAAACGTGAGTATTCATCGGAGATGCTTAGAGCTAAAACGATGTATTGCCGGAGACGGTTGAGTTTCGCGCCAGAAGATGACGTGACCTCGTTTATAACGGATTTGCAGTGGAGGACGACGACAATGACGATCAAgaaataattaagtttaatgagagtttatttttttatattttagtctttatgattttattttttttatgaaccaTATTTTTAGGTCACGTTTGGAAAATATCTGAacgttttttttctctcccgcaaatagacaaaagaaaaatactacTTGATTAGGttggtatttttgtttttaagagttCCAGATCATATAGAGATTTTCGTTTCAAGATGATTATTATTTGTCCATTGttaggttttttcttcttttgatatttggatattttctgataTATGTTGTGCTTTTTTTCGTTTGTTGTAAAGGTTTACAACTAGCTAATTGCGTATGTTGACGAAACTGAAATATGTTTTCGTGATCTTGTGAATTATTACTCGTATGAGTGTAGATGAGGGTTCAACATAAGTGAAGTGTAAAGTTCATTCGTATCAGCCAACCAGTAGCCTTGTGATGTGGGTAACCTACATAACAGATAATTGTTGACAATTGTATAATGTACACTTGTTTACTAATATTCACTCTCACAATGACATCGTAAAGTTAAAGGGTTAGcaaaagagtgagagagagagagaacaaaagtgaaaaaaagggagagaaacatgaagaagaagacaggaCAAGAAAAGAGATTGGGATATAGAATTTTATAAACGCTTTAGGGGTCGAGGCCTTATTTAAGTTCCTTCGACTTCTAAAGTTGGAACATCCAATGCTATTTACTAAAAAAGGCTACACGATAACTCcttaagcttcttcctttttcttatggatcttcaaaatctttttttttctcaatatttttatttctttcttttgttgccGTTATGTTCGTTTCGTCTATgttactctctttctttttttatgtggCTTTCGGTTTTGTGGACCTGTCTcctaatttgttaattaattgaccattaattgttattttgattaattGCAGCTTGAATGAAACGTTTTGGTATCTCATTcaacaacaagaaagaagatgtgAAAAgagattgtaaattatttttttgacatcggaagatattgtaattaatttttacaGACTATAAAATTTCACacgaatatataaattaaattattccTTCAGATTTTATTATTCTCTTACAACAGTTTCCATCAAAGTTTAGATAGAATCTAGAGTCTAGCCACTTACCATTCTTGTTTCACTTATGTCATTTTCTTCgcaatcatatatatagacGATATATTTACTATACTGTACTCCGCGggtcaaaattattttaactaaaatatttaaattataagttgtatttgttggttaaatatgctataattatataataaattttaaataaatcatataataccgcaatataatttttttttacataatatttatttaatcaatttaattacatatgtctattctctgatatcgacaatgttaacaaaataatgaaatgatgttttatccgtgtaacaccgaattaatgatattttttaatttatataaatatcgataaaacccgtccggctatataaccccgtcccgctatataaccccgtcctgagatattttaactcacactatatcatcttaatttttaatatttattgtgtatctacagtataatatttatcgtatttaactttttaaaagttttaaatatttttcatattaaaccttttaaaaatctttaaaataaagaaccagaataaaccaaataaaattttgtaaagtttgaatgcctaataaaatcaagctttctactcatttgtattcagaatcattttagTCTCTTTTAAAGTATGACTCTAAACCATTGCACAATTTTTTAGatgatgtgggatattgtacccgtttttttattcatatattgagtaatatatgtccgtttttaaaattttgaattacatCATAtacaggaaaaaatcacaatttttattaactaaatgtatcatagaataatttaagataatttaaatataaatttaaataaaaatgaaagggaatcatatatttatgtttgaataatgtagaaagatttttttattttttaaaatcttacctacaattaattttgaagttttggtaactaatattaaagtcaatgcattaaatgtaaaaactttccaaaaagtatttttgagcaaaaactgctgcaaaaatactagtatagatgtaGATATATCATTGAACACTTAAGTGAGAGAACGTTTTGATGAGTTAAATTATGGTGTTAAATATGAAGagttggttttaaaaaaaaaatgttttatatgaCAAATGGTCATATATAGCTCACTAATTaaataaactttatatattttctgtcaacaaaacaattaaataatcCCTTATAATTTTATCATGACTTTGTAATATAATTAGTGATAAggaaataagattttaaaattgatcCCTTATACTTTGTATTATATCAATTCCATAGTGCTTGACTATAAAGAAGCATTTTCACATGTGAAATTGGCAAAATTCATTCAATGATAATGTTTTTTCGCAAAGTTATGTTTGAACATCTAAACTCTTCATTCATGTTCATATAATGCATGCTATATTGGGGGGAATAAAATGCATACAAACAAACTAGCGTTTGTAATACAGTGGACCAGTGATCTTAATTCATTCGATACGATGAGAACTACCTCTTGTATAACATTGGGCCTGAGTCAACTATAAATGGGTTCTACTAATATAAGCTCAATCTACAAGCCCATATAATAGCAAAGTAGGCCCATTTAGTAGAAAACTTAGGGTTTCCCTTCTGTCGCCGTATATATAAAActgctttctttttctccaaagTTTCGTTGTTTTGCAGCGGCTGCTTCTCCTCCATTGCAGGTTTGGGACTCTGAttcaaactctctcttcttcttcgattacATTGTTTTAACATATTCAAAATAGATTTCTGAATCTACTCTCTGTGAGTCTGTATTGCAGGTAAAAGATGACAACTCCAGCAGTGAAGACCGGTTTGTTCGTTGGATTGAACAAAGGACATGTCGTCACCAGACGTGAGCTTGCTCCTCGTCCCAATTCTCGCAAAGGGGTATCAATCTAACCCCCCTTCTGATTACAAAGTTTACTGCTTTTTAGATATTGCTTTCGTGGGTCTATGTTTTTAGCTCGAT
This genomic window contains:
- the LOC104785744 gene encoding uncharacterized protein LOC104785744, with translation MSETSLRREEVTLGGVTQTREDECSDKKSVLDICRKRKRSDDGEEEEEEVVEEDNDGFKTPTRPENRIPKIRECPPAPRKREYSSEMLRAKTMYCRRRLSFAPEDDVTSFITDLQWRTTTMTIKK